Proteins encoded together in one Dechloromonas sp. HYN0024 window:
- a CDS encoding CreA family protein, with amino-acid sequence MVFAAALALPATAEEIGCATTTWKLIGANHRVCVYAYDDPKVSGVACHVSQARTGGVKGSLGLAEDPSQFSIACRQIGPIALPGKLPTDEVVFSEDTSIFFKETNVHRFYDQKRNVLIYMAISRKIIEGAPANSISTVPIQPWDGK; translated from the coding sequence ATGGTGTTCGCGGCGGCTCTTGCCCTGCCCGCCACAGCCGAAGAAATCGGCTGCGCCACCACCACCTGGAAGCTGATCGGCGCCAATCACCGGGTCTGCGTTTATGCCTACGACGACCCGAAAGTCTCCGGCGTTGCCTGCCATGTCAGCCAGGCCCGCACCGGCGGCGTCAAGGGCAGCCTCGGGTTGGCAGAAGATCCGTCGCAGTTCTCCATCGCCTGCCGCCAGATCGGGCCGATCGCGCTGCCGGGCAAACTGCCCACTGATGAAGTGGTGTTCAGTGAAGACACCTCGATTTTCTTCAAGGAAACGAATGTCCATCGCTTTTACGACCAGAAGCGGAACGTCCTGATTTACATGGCGATCAGCCGCAAGATTATCGAAGGCGCACCGGCCAACTCGATCTCGACCGTGCCGATCCAGCCCTGGGATGGCAAATGA
- a CDS encoding cupin domain-containing protein, with product MTLKTVRNETIPYITKDGSEIRELLHPAQHAVRHQSLAEAVIPPGTKTLLHRHGVTEEIYHVTRGAGRMTLAAETFVIAPGDSIPIPPGSAHCVENTGAEALHILCCCAPAYSHEDTELL from the coding sequence ATGACGCTGAAAACAGTGCGTAACGAGACTATCCCGTATATCACCAAGGACGGCTCGGAAATCCGTGAACTGCTGCATCCGGCCCAGCACGCGGTGCGCCATCAGAGTCTTGCAGAAGCGGTCATCCCGCCCGGCACAAAAACCTTGCTACATCGACATGGCGTAACCGAAGAGATTTACCACGTCACTCGTGGTGCCGGGCGCATGACCCTGGCTGCGGAAACCTTTGTCATTGCCCCCGGCGACAGCATCCCGATCCCGCCGGGCAGCGCGCACTGCGTTGAAAACACCGGGGCCGAAGCGCTGCACATTCTCTGCTGCTGTGCCCCGGCCTATTCTCACGAAGATACCGAATTGCTTTAG
- a CDS encoding nucleoside 2-deoxyribosyltransferase, whose translation MKLYLAGPDVFRPDAAQWADEARRLCAAAGHQALIPLDGVETTALGIYDANIALIRSADAVLANLNPFRGCEPDSGTCVEIGYALALNKPVIAYLERDESISQRVARVSGVALDHREGRPVDRDGLYVEDFGLPLNLMLAVPTTVVVGGLPEALQVLAGPGQ comes from the coding sequence TTGAAGCTCTATCTGGCTGGTCCCGACGTATTTCGCCCGGATGCCGCGCAGTGGGCCGACGAAGCACGTCGGCTATGCGCTGCCGCCGGACATCAGGCCCTGATTCCACTGGATGGGGTTGAAACGACGGCGCTCGGCATCTACGACGCCAATATCGCCTTGATCCGCTCGGCTGATGCCGTGCTGGCGAACCTCAATCCGTTTCGCGGTTGCGAGCCGGATTCCGGTACCTGTGTCGAGATCGGCTATGCGCTGGCTCTGAACAAACCGGTGATTGCTTACCTCGAACGGGACGAATCGATATCGCAACGCGTGGCCAGGGTTTCTGGCGTCGCCCTTGATCATCGGGAAGGCCGGCCAGTGGACCGTGACGGCTTGTATGTCGAGGATTTTGGCCTGCCGCTCAACCTGATGCTCGCCGTACCCACAACCGTTGTCGTCGGTGGCTTGCCGGAAGCCCTACAGGTATTGGCCGGGCCCGGTCAGTAA
- a CDS encoding YecA family protein, with protein MNPNPLTDADLDRLEELLEAEVFAGEAMRLDEIQAMLCAVVSAPEPVAPAIWLVEALGKGLEAGGNADVEAALELLMRLNNDLAASLLADETIAPVLYPLDESCEEYDYAAWADSYVFGAGLAGDWYELAGKHADDLSELLEPMFLLNGMLKEDAEKSGERWFPPAEEARLVAEIQENLPVIVQTLYNFWRNKRTGGTVQRDGDKAGRNDPCPCGSGKKFKQCCGSPEKLN; from the coding sequence ATGAACCCCAATCCATTGACCGACGCCGATCTTGACCGGCTTGAAGAACTCCTTGAAGCTGAGGTTTTCGCAGGCGAGGCGATGCGCCTCGACGAAATCCAGGCCATGCTCTGTGCCGTCGTCAGCGCGCCCGAACCTGTCGCGCCCGCCATCTGGCTGGTCGAAGCATTGGGCAAGGGGCTCGAAGCTGGCGGCAATGCTGATGTCGAAGCGGCGCTCGAACTGCTCATGCGTCTCAACAACGATCTCGCGGCCTCGCTTCTGGCTGACGAAACCATCGCCCCGGTGCTCTATCCGCTTGATGAAAGCTGCGAAGAGTACGACTACGCCGCCTGGGCCGATTCCTATGTTTTCGGTGCCGGTCTGGCCGGTGACTGGTATGAACTGGCAGGTAAGCACGCCGATGACCTGTCTGAGCTGCTCGAACCGATGTTCCTGCTTAACGGCATGCTCAAGGAAGATGCCGAAAAAAGCGGCGAACGCTGGTTTCCACCCGCCGAAGAGGCCCGTCTGGTCGCCGAGATTCAGGAAAACCTGCCGGTCATCGTGCAGACGCTGTATAACTTCTGGCGCAACAAGCGGACCGGCGGCACAGTGCAGCGCGACGGTGACAAGGCTGGACGCAATGACCCATGCCCCTGCGGTAGCGGCAAGAAATTCAAGCAATGTTGTGGCAGCCCGGAAAAGCTGAACTGA
- the msrB gene encoding peptide-methionine (R)-S-oxide reductase MsrB, whose product MPKIEKTDAEWRTQLDETQYRVTRQKGTERAFTGCYWDSHEDGTYRCICCDAPLFRSEAKFDSGCGWPSFHTPNDATLIDEHIDRSVGMIRTEVTCHDCGAHLGHVFDDGPAPTGLRYCINSASLKLAQDK is encoded by the coding sequence ATGCCAAAAATCGAAAAAACCGACGCCGAATGGCGTACCCAGCTCGATGAAACCCAGTATCGCGTCACCCGCCAGAAAGGCACAGAACGCGCCTTCACCGGTTGCTACTGGGACAGCCACGAAGATGGCACCTACCGCTGCATCTGCTGCGACGCGCCGCTCTTTCGCTCGGAAGCCAAGTTCGACTCTGGCTGCGGCTGGCCGAGCTTCCATACGCCCAACGATGCTACGCTGATCGATGAGCACATCGACCGCAGCGTCGGCATGATCCGCACCGAAGTCACCTGCCACGACTGCGGCGCGCACCTCGGTCACGTTTTCGACGATGGCCCGGCACCAACCGGGCTGCGCTACTGCATCAACTCGGCCTCGCTCAAGCTCGCACAAGACAAATAA
- a CDS encoding MFS transporter, with protein sequence MTATALPDAPRSDIEVISLIGFVHGVSHFFQLLLPTLFPWLMQDFNLSFTAIGMTTTVFFVISGLGQAVSGFLVDRFGAVRVLGGGIACFALAGLVLHFASGYPMLIAVAIIAGLGNSIFHPADFTILNHRVSQPRLGHAFAVHGLSGNLGWAAAPIFMTGIATTAGWQTAALAASLVAIAAMILLFWRRETINEAHDHRAAASNDAPSPTFAFLGSRAVWLCFLFFLFITAAFGAIQNFASPILQAVYALSLTTAALALSTYMVGAAAGIVLGGFLAQKNVHEHLIAGALGVAALLAILLASSMLPAWAILPLMGGIGFCTGIAGPSRDLLVRKAATARFGKSAYGRVYGFVYSGLDLGLALAPVIFGSLMDGRRISEVLVGIAILQTLAIFSALRVGKAV encoded by the coding sequence ATGACTGCCACTGCCTTACCCGATGCCCCACGCAGCGATATCGAAGTGATATCGCTGATTGGATTTGTGCACGGCGTTTCACATTTTTTCCAGCTCCTGCTGCCAACCCTCTTTCCCTGGTTGATGCAGGATTTCAATCTGAGCTTCACCGCCATCGGCATGACGACAACCGTCTTCTTTGTCATTTCCGGGCTTGGTCAGGCCGTGTCGGGGTTTCTCGTCGACCGTTTCGGAGCCGTGCGGGTACTCGGGGGCGGCATCGCCTGTTTTGCGCTGGCCGGACTCGTTCTCCATTTCGCCAGCGGTTATCCGATGCTGATCGCCGTCGCCATCATCGCCGGACTGGGCAACAGCATTTTCCATCCGGCTGATTTCACCATTCTCAACCACCGCGTATCGCAACCCAGGCTCGGTCACGCCTTTGCGGTTCACGGCCTCTCCGGGAACCTTGGCTGGGCAGCTGCCCCCATCTTCATGACCGGCATTGCCACCACCGCCGGATGGCAGACTGCCGCACTCGCCGCCAGCCTCGTTGCCATCGCCGCCATGATCCTGCTCTTCTGGCGCCGCGAAACCATCAACGAAGCGCACGACCATCGAGCCGCCGCCAGCAATGATGCACCATCGCCAACCTTCGCCTTCCTCGGCTCACGTGCCGTCTGGCTGTGTTTCCTTTTCTTTCTGTTCATCACCGCCGCCTTCGGCGCCATCCAGAACTTCGCCAGTCCCATTTTGCAGGCGGTATACGCGTTGTCGCTGACCACAGCGGCTCTGGCCCTGTCGACATACATGGTCGGCGCTGCCGCCGGCATCGTGCTCGGCGGCTTCCTCGCCCAGAAGAATGTGCACGAACACCTGATCGCCGGGGCGCTCGGTGTCGCCGCCCTGCTCGCCATTCTCCTCGCCAGCAGCATGTTGCCGGCCTGGGCCATCCTTCCACTAATGGGTGGCATTGGCTTTTGCACCGGCATTGCCGGGCCGTCACGCGACCTGCTGGTGCGCAAGGCAGCCACGGCCCGCTTTGGCAAATCGGCCTACGGCCGCGTCTACGGTTTTGTCTATTCTGGCCTTGACCTCGGCCTCGCCCTGGCCCCCGTCATTTTTGGCAGCCTGATGGATGGCCGTCGCATCAGCGAAGTGCTGGTCGGCATCGCCATCCTGCAGACGCTGGCCATTTTCTCGGCACTACGCGTCGGCAAGGCGGTTTAG
- a CDS encoding VF530 family DNA-binding protein produces the protein MSEKQANNPLHGLTLETILTRLVARYGWAELGQIIDIRCFNLDPSIASSLKFLRRTPWARAKLEELYISTEFDLP, from the coding sequence ATGTCCGAAAAACAAGCCAACAATCCGCTGCACGGCCTGACCCTGGAAACCATCCTGACGCGTCTGGTTGCACGCTACGGCTGGGCTGAACTCGGGCAGATCATCGACATCCGGTGCTTCAACCTTGACCCCAGTATCGCCTCCAGCCTGAAATTCCTTCGCCGCACTCCGTGGGCCAGGGCCAAGCTGGAAGAACTCTATATTTCCACTGAATTTGACTTGCCATGA
- a CDS encoding YkgJ family cysteine cluster protein, translating into MRRKDPRSHSASLDRRGRLIPAAISCDQCAACCCQLEVMLMAGDDVPRRLTTQDEWGGWVMRRLDDGWCAALDRDTMRCTIYAQRPDNCRVFEMGDDDCRRERQIFYTPAATAR; encoded by the coding sequence CTGCGGCGAAAAGATCCTCGAAGCCATTCAGCAAGCCTGGATCGACGAGGTCGCCTGATTCCCGCCGCCATCTCCTGCGACCAGTGCGCAGCCTGCTGCTGCCAGCTGGAGGTGATGTTGATGGCGGGGGACGACGTGCCGCGCCGCCTGACAACCCAGGACGAATGGGGAGGCTGGGTGATGCGCCGGCTCGATGATGGCTGGTGCGCGGCGCTGGATCGTGACACCATGCGTTGCACGATTTACGCCCAAAGACCGGATAACTGCCGCGTTTTTGAAATGGGCGACGACGATTGCCGGCGCGAAAGACAGATTTTCTACACCCCCGCCGCTACGGCCCGATAA
- the iscX gene encoding Fe-S cluster assembly protein IscX codes for MKWTDINDIAIELSDAHPDKDPLKLNFVDLRDWVMALPGFNDDPKHCGEKILEAIQQAWIDEVA; via the coding sequence ATGAAATGGACCGACATCAACGACATCGCCATCGAACTCAGCGATGCTCACCCCGATAAAGACCCGCTCAAACTGAACTTCGTCGACCTGCGCGACTGGGTCATGGCCTTGCCAGGCTTCAACGACGACCCCAAGCACTGCGGCGAAAAGATCCTCGAAGCCATTCAGCAAGCCTGGATCGACGAGGTCGCCTGA
- the fdx gene encoding ISC system 2Fe-2S type ferredoxin, translated as MTQLIVLPHVELCPDGALIEAEEGVSICENLLKNAIELDHACEMSCACTTCHVIVREGFNSLEAAEDIEEDLLDKAWGLEPNSRLGCQAIVGKTPLTVEIPKYSINMAKEGHRK; from the coding sequence ATGACGCAACTGATCGTTCTGCCGCACGTCGAGCTTTGTCCGGACGGCGCGCTGATCGAGGCGGAAGAGGGTGTTTCGATCTGCGAAAACCTGCTGAAAAACGCCATCGAACTCGACCACGCCTGTGAAATGTCCTGCGCCTGTACGACCTGTCACGTCATCGTGCGTGAAGGCTTCAACTCGCTCGAAGCCGCCGAAGACATCGAGGAAGACCTGCTCGACAAGGCATGGGGGCTGGAACCCAATTCCCGCCTGGGCTGCCAGGCCATCGTCGGTAAAACCCCACTCACCGTGGAAATTCCGAAGTACAGCATCAACATGGCGAAGGAGGGCCACCGCAAATGA
- the hscA gene encoding Fe-S protein assembly chaperone HscA, translated as MALFQIAEPGESAAPHEHKLAIGIDLGTTNSLVATVRSGISICLSDEQGRPLLPSVVRYHADNSTEVGYDAQTKQAIDPRNTIVSVKRFMGRGLKDISHVESMPYDFVEAPGMVKVNTIAGIKSPVEVSAEILKSLKLRAETALAGDLVGAVITVPAYFDDAQRQATKDAARLAGLNVLRLLNEPTAAAIAYGLDNGAEGVYAVYDLGGGTFDISILKLTKGVFEVMATGGDSALGGDDFDHRIFCWVIEQAKLQPLSPEDGRLLMMRCREAKEFLTNNPEAPLTARLSTGEMVDVKLDVATFAGITQTLISKTLQPVKKALRDAGLRAEDIKGVVMVGGATRMPQVQKAVGDFFRQEPLTNLDPDKVVALGAATQANLLVGNKTGKDDWLLLDVIPLSLGLETMGGLTEKVIPRNSTIPTARAQEFTTFKDGQTAMAIHVVQGERELVSDCRSLARFELRGIPPMVAGAARIRVTFQVDADGLLSVAAREQTTGVESSVTVKPSYGLSDDEIAGMLKDSMEHAKDDAMNRALKEAQVEAQRMIEATEAALKEDPHLLNEAETAKIVATIAKLQETMAGDNRRLINIAMDDLGFETQAFAHRRMDQSIKKVLSGRNVDDIKMGEDA; from the coding sequence ATGGCACTGTTTCAAATCGCCGAACCCGGCGAATCGGCGGCACCGCACGAGCATAAGCTCGCCATCGGCATCGATCTGGGCACCACCAACTCGCTGGTCGCCACCGTGCGCAGCGGCATTTCGATCTGTCTGAGTGACGAGCAGGGGCGGCCCTTGCTGCCTTCGGTCGTGCGTTACCACGCCGATAACTCGACCGAAGTCGGTTATGACGCCCAGACCAAGCAGGCCATCGATCCGCGCAACACCATCGTTTCGGTCAAGCGCTTCATGGGCCGAGGGCTGAAGGACATCTCGCACGTCGAGTCGATGCCCTACGACTTCGTTGAAGCGCCGGGCATGGTCAAGGTTAATACCATTGCCGGCATCAAGAGTCCGGTCGAAGTCTCGGCCGAAATCCTTAAAAGCCTCAAGCTAAGGGCCGAAACGGCGTTGGCCGGCGATCTGGTCGGGGCGGTGATCACCGTACCGGCCTATTTTGACGACGCCCAGCGCCAGGCCACCAAGGATGCCGCCCGTCTGGCCGGCCTCAATGTCCTGCGCCTGCTCAACGAGCCGACCGCAGCGGCCATCGCCTACGGGCTGGACAACGGCGCCGAGGGTGTCTATGCGGTTTATGACCTCGGCGGTGGCACTTTCGATATTTCCATTCTCAAGCTGACCAAGGGCGTTTTCGAGGTCATGGCGACCGGCGGCGATTCGGCGCTGGGTGGTGATGATTTTGATCATCGGATTTTCTGCTGGGTGATCGAGCAGGCCAAGCTGCAGCCGCTCTCGCCGGAAGATGGCCGCCTGCTCATGATGCGCTGTCGCGAAGCCAAGGAGTTTCTCACCAACAACCCGGAAGCACCGCTCACGGCGCGCCTGTCCACCGGGGAAATGGTCGACGTCAAACTTGATGTGGCAACCTTTGCCGGCATTACCCAGACACTGATTTCAAAAACCCTGCAGCCGGTCAAGAAGGCCCTGCGCGATGCCGGCCTGCGCGCTGAAGACATCAAGGGCGTCGTCATGGTCGGTGGCGCCACGCGCATGCCGCAGGTGCAGAAGGCAGTCGGTGATTTCTTCCGGCAGGAGCCGCTGACCAATCTTGATCCGGACAAGGTTGTCGCGCTCGGTGCTGCGACCCAGGCCAATCTGCTGGTCGGTAACAAGACCGGCAAGGACGACTGGCTACTGCTCGACGTCATTCCGCTGTCGCTCGGTCTGGAGACCATGGGTGGTCTGACCGAGAAGGTCATTCCGCGCAATTCCACCATCCCGACGGCGCGCGCCCAGGAATTCACCACCTTCAAGGATGGTCAGACCGCGATGGCGATCCATGTTGTACAGGGCGAGCGTGAGCTGGTTTCTGACTGCCGTTCGCTGGCCCGCTTTGAATTGCGCGGCATTCCACCGATGGTCGCTGGCGCCGCCCGTATTCGCGTGACTTTCCAGGTCGATGCCGATGGTTTACTGTCGGTGGCCGCCCGGGAACAGACGACCGGGGTCGAATCCAGCGTTACCGTAAAGCCATCCTATGGTCTCTCCGACGACGAAATCGCCGGCATGCTCAAGGATTCGATGGAGCATGCCAAGGACGACGCGATGAACCGCGCCCTCAAGGAGGCTCAGGTCGAGGCGCAGCGCATGATCGAAGCGACCGAAGCGGCGCTGAAGGAAGATCCGCACCTGCTCAATGAAGCCGAAACGGCCAAGATCGTCGCCACCATCGCCAAGTTGCAGGAAACCATGGCCGGCGACAATCGCCGCCTGATCAATATCGCCATGGACGATCTCGGTTTCGAGACCCAGGCATTTGCCCATCGCCGCATGGACCAAAGCATCAAGAAGGTGCTCTCCGGCCGCAATGTGGACGACATCAAAATGGGAGAGGACGCATGA
- the hscB gene encoding Fe-S protein assembly co-chaperone HscB, whose product MDIRGDHFSLFGLSPGFRLDLSELDSRYRDIQAQVHPDRFVNAGDAERRLSMQWATHANEAYQTLKKPLERAKYLLHLAGHDIQAESNTAMPTDFLMEQMEWREAVMEARAGGDHHELEHLHNRLRGDINDRYEELAELFDQGQPALATDRVRRLMFLEKLLYEIDDALASLED is encoded by the coding sequence ATGGATATCCGGGGCGATCATTTCTCCCTGTTCGGGTTGAGTCCGGGTTTCCGGCTCGATCTGTCGGAACTTGATTCGCGCTATCGCGACATTCAGGCACAGGTGCATCCGGATCGCTTCGTCAATGCGGGCGATGCTGAACGCCGCCTGTCGATGCAGTGGGCCACCCACGCCAACGAGGCCTATCAGACCCTGAAAAAGCCGTTGGAGCGGGCCAAATACCTGCTGCATCTGGCCGGGCACGACATTCAGGCGGAGAGCAATACCGCCATGCCGACCGACTTCCTGATGGAGCAGATGGAATGGCGCGAGGCGGTCATGGAAGCGCGCGCCGGTGGTGATCATCACGAACTGGAGCATCTGCACAACAGACTGCGTGGCGACATCAACGACCGTTACGAAGAACTCGCTGAATTGTTCGATCAAGGTCAGCCTGCGCTGGCGACGGATCGGGTTCGGCGACTGATGTTCCTGGAAAAACTTCTATACGAAATCGACGACGCGCTGGCGTCGCTGGAAGACTAA
- the iscA gene encoding iron-sulfur cluster assembly protein IscA, translated as MGVTLSDKAATHVANFLAKRGKGIGLRLGVRTSGCSGMAYKLEFVDEVNADDLVFEHNGVKVIVDAKSLPYLDGMELDFAREGLNEGFKFNNPNVKDQCGCGESFNV; from the coding sequence ATGGGCGTCACCTTGAGCGACAAGGCGGCAACACACGTCGCCAACTTTCTGGCCAAACGCGGCAAAGGCATTGGCCTGCGCCTTGGCGTGCGGACCAGCGGCTGTTCCGGCATGGCGTACAAGCTGGAGTTCGTCGACGAGGTGAATGCCGATGATCTGGTCTTCGAACACAATGGCGTCAAGGTCATTGTCGATGCCAAGAGCCTGCCTTACCTCGACGGTATGGAGCTGGATTTCGCCCGCGAGGGTTTGAACGAGGGCTTCAAGTTCAATAATCCGAACGTCAAGGATCAGTGCGGCTGCGGCGAATCGTTTAACGTCTGA
- the iscU gene encoding Fe-S cluster assembly scaffold IscU: MSYSIKVIDHYENPRNVGSFGKEDDGVGTGMVGAPACGDVMKLQIKVNKAGVIEDAKFKTYGCGSAIASSSLVTEWVKGKTVDQALSIKNTEIAEELALPPVKIHCSILAEDAIKAAVADYKKKHGE, from the coding sequence ATGAGCTACAGCATCAAGGTTATTGATCACTACGAAAACCCGCGCAATGTCGGTTCCTTTGGCAAGGAAGACGACGGCGTCGGGACCGGTATGGTCGGCGCGCCGGCCTGCGGCGATGTCATGAAATTGCAGATCAAGGTCAACAAGGCCGGCGTTATCGAAGATGCCAAGTTCAAGACCTACGGTTGCGGTTCGGCCATTGCCTCGTCCTCGCTGGTGACCGAATGGGTCAAGGGCAAGACGGTTGATCAGGCGCTTTCGATCAAAAACACCGAAATCGCTGAAGAATTGGCCCTGCCGCCGGTTAAAATTCACTGTTCGATCCTGGCCGAGGATGCCATCAAGGCAGCCGTGGCGGATTACAAGAAAAAGCACGGAGAATAA
- a CDS encoding IscS subfamily cysteine desulfurase, whose amino-acid sequence MKLPIYLDYSATTPVDPRVAEKMIPYLCEHFGNPASRSHSFGWVADAAVEEAREQVAALVGADPKEIVWTSGATESNNLAIKGAANFYAGTKGKHIITVKTEHKAVLDTVREMERQGFEATYLDVKEDGLLDLDVFKAAIRPDTVLASVMFVNNEVGVIQPIAELGEICRERGVILHVDAAQATGKVDIDLSKLKVDLMSFSAHKTYGPKGIGALYVRRKPRIRLEAQMHGGGHERGFRSGTLATHQIVGMGEAFRLAREEMAEENKRVGALRDKLLKGLQDIEETFVNGDLTQRVAHNLNISFAYVEGESMIMAIKDLAVSSGSACTSASLEPSYVLRALGRDDELAHSSIRFSIGRFTTDDEIDYAIKLLHTKVGKLRELSPLWEMFKDGIDLSTVQWAAH is encoded by the coding sequence ATGAAACTCCCCATTTACCTGGATTATTCGGCCACCACCCCGGTGGACCCGCGTGTCGCCGAAAAGATGATTCCCTACTTGTGCGAACATTTTGGCAACCCTGCCTCGCGTTCGCACAGCTTCGGCTGGGTGGCCGATGCGGCTGTCGAAGAAGCGCGTGAGCAGGTCGCCGCACTGGTCGGGGCGGACCCCAAGGAAATCGTCTGGACGTCCGGCGCCACTGAGTCCAATAATCTTGCCATCAAGGGAGCAGCCAATTTCTACGCTGGAACCAAGGGCAAACACATCATTACCGTCAAGACCGAGCACAAGGCCGTGCTCGATACCGTCCGCGAAATGGAGCGTCAGGGCTTCGAGGCGACTTATCTCGATGTCAAGGAAGACGGCTTGCTCGACCTGGATGTTTTCAAGGCGGCTATTCGTCCGGACACCGTGCTGGCCTCGGTGATGTTCGTCAATAACGAAGTTGGCGTCATTCAGCCGATCGCCGAATTGGGCGAAATTTGCCGCGAGAGGGGTGTGATCCTCCACGTCGATGCGGCCCAGGCCACCGGCAAGGTCGATATCGACCTGAGCAAGCTCAAGGTCGACCTGATGAGTTTTTCGGCCCACAAAACCTATGGTCCCAAGGGTATCGGTGCGCTCTATGTCCGTCGCAAGCCGCGTATTCGTCTCGAAGCGCAGATGCACGGTGGCGGCCACGAGCGCGGTTTCCGGTCCGGTACGCTGGCGACCCACCAGATTGTCGGCATGGGTGAGGCTTTCCGTCTGGCCCGTGAGGAAATGGCCGAAGAGAACAAGCGCGTCGGTGCCTTGCGCGACAAATTGCTCAAGGGTTTGCAGGACATTGAGGAAACCTTCGTCAATGGCGATCTGACACAACGCGTGGCACACAATCTGAACATCAGCTTCGCCTACGTTGAAGGCGAGTCGATGATCATGGCGATCAAGGATCTGGCGGTGTCTTCCGGCTCGGCCTGTACCTCGGCCAGTCTCGAGCCATCCTATGTGCTGCGCGCCCTCGGGCGGGACGACGAACTGGCCCACAGTTCCATCCGTTTCAGCATTGGTCGCTTTACGACGGATGATGAAATTGACTATGCAATCAAATTGTTGCATACGAAAGTTGGCAAACTACGTGAGCTTTCTCCCCTGTGGGAAATGTTTAAGGACGGTATCGATCTGAGCACTGTCCAGTGGGCCGCGCACTAA
- a CDS encoding cysteine desulfurase family protein, translated as MSLPVYLDHNATTPLDPAVLAAMLPWLECQYGNASSRHEYGRQARQAIDEARQKVASAVNAHPTEVVFTSGGSEANNLFIKGAAACLKPGLLAVSAIEHPCVLKPAGQLARQGWQVRELAVDGGGRVNVEDYTEVLLDKPKLLSIMLANNETGVVQDVAALAAAASRTGAWFHSDAVQALGKLAIDFRAFNAAGVHAMTLSAHKAAGPKGAAALVLDKRVELQPLIAGGGHERGLRSGTENVAAIVGFGVAAELAAARVAEASVRLQAMQAKLEAGLAGLGARIFATDVPRLPNTSFFAFPNIDGETLVGKLDRDGFAVASGAACSSTSPEPSHVLRAMGVVPEIARGALRVSLGVGNTDAEIEQFINALRVTVGRLQGLTAIH; from the coding sequence ATGTCCCTGCCTGTCTATCTCGACCACAATGCTACGACGCCGCTTGATCCGGCGGTGCTGGCAGCGATGTTGCCCTGGCTGGAATGCCAGTACGGCAATGCGTCGAGCCGCCATGAATACGGTCGGCAGGCTCGGCAGGCCATCGACGAAGCACGGCAAAAAGTAGCCAGTGCCGTCAATGCACATCCGACCGAGGTGGTCTTCACCAGCGGCGGCAGCGAAGCCAATAACTTGTTCATCAAAGGCGCAGCAGCCTGTCTCAAGCCTGGTCTGCTTGCCGTCAGCGCCATCGAACATCCCTGCGTCCTCAAACCAGCCGGGCAATTGGCACGGCAAGGCTGGCAGGTCAGGGAACTGGCGGTTGACGGCGGTGGGCGGGTGAATGTCGAGGACTATACCGAGGTGCTGCTCGACAAACCGAAACTGCTGTCGATCATGCTCGCCAACAATGAAACCGGGGTTGTCCAGGATGTGGCTGCCCTGGCCGCTGCCGCCAGTCGTACTGGGGCATGGTTTCACAGTGATGCGGTCCAGGCTCTGGGCAAGCTCGCTATCGATTTTCGCGCCTTCAACGCAGCTGGCGTCCATGCCATGACGCTGTCGGCGCACAAGGCAGCTGGCCCCAAGGGTGCGGCGGCGCTGGTGCTCGACAAGCGCGTTGAATTGCAGCCCCTGATTGCCGGTGGCGGCCATGAGCGCGGCTTGCGTTCCGGCACCGAGAACGTCGCGGCGATTGTCGGTTTTGGCGTCGCGGCGGAACTTGCAGCCGCCCGTGTTGCCGAAGCTTCGGTTCGCTTGCAGGCCATGCAGGCAAAGCTGGAGGCCGGGCTGGCTGGACTGGGTGCGCGGATCTTCGCGACAGATGTGCCGCGTCTGCCGAATACCAGCTTTTTTGCATTTCCCAATATCGATGGTGAAACCCTGGTTGGCAAGCTGGACCGTGACGGATTTGCCGTGGCCAGCGGCGCCGCCTGTTCCAGTACCAGTCCTGAACCGTCGCATGTCCTGCGAGCCATGGGCGTAGTCCCTGAAATCGCTCGCGGAGCCCTGCGGGTAAGCCTTGGTGTCGGTAATACCGACGCCGAGATTGAACAATTCATCAATGCCTTGCGGGTGACAGTCGGACGCCTGCAGGGACTGACAGCCATCCATTGA